One segment of Coffea arabica cultivar ET-39 chromosome 7c, Coffea Arabica ET-39 HiFi, whole genome shotgun sequence DNA contains the following:
- the LOC113699698 gene encoding putative late blight resistance protein homolog R1A-3 has protein sequence MEISYSSSTSCFEFALQSLRWLDNTILEYDDLIRKLKMGVRLLQSFDLYLTMCRRRRNHETCLEQDEKEKDVTSSRIQDLITRRMQDLEFAQSEHFIHPQSPDLTRIKSELTIFLEAIKLFFETDINESFINYLRDCYWLRDPELVMDFIDSVSENLAKIGVSHSKKLMFLKSFIHFAMLRGVEGQQLIDLLIHAEVVAINALRLFSIWWFNKAIDNNEVCKEMRLQISRLIDERINPGDPQVRETYIHVLTAAKLSRSSDISDLEKNKHLVADFMDHLVPNIMELLKSCTNTPVPIMNQMLKFVEGLRFLTILLRHQEKFKELCHEMKNLIGVVACDAAVVIFSLSVNQIKEGLAKETDLALFHLLKVLKFIRAEVTDPVTLLFSPFGFPRTNELGSMDFLLENLKELENCSETDYSIAFPKDQIHTVLEDLIVLRSFLVKIADQRNRNGKLQALWSRVMEVAHRAEFVIDSIVVGDKHEYLERVARDIQLLRTEALETYDSTMHDCGAQRTTQKSFRIESKCRTPMLNEVLVGLDDEVKAIIHGLTRGSKLLDFVSIVGMAGLGKTTLANRVCNDALILSHFHILARCTVSQVYSMHSLLVQLLCSISSRSPGEYLEMDESDLVHKLYKLLKRNTYLIFLDDVWEIKAWNLLERALPDDANGSRILFTSRIQLQFKPDTKAHHLRHLTDEESWTLLQKKLIGKDGFPPTLGEAGSQIAKLCRGLPLTVVLVAGILDNTAEDYWEEVAKSLTSSIVLDDEYCMKTLELSYSHLSDDLKPCLLYFGAYKEDENVPVRWLLWLWISEGFVRKIEGKSLEDAADDYLKDLVDRSLVMVSEQRTMGGAKTCQLHDLVHEFCVKKAKEENFLHVLHGRNDRFILTGPSNPLRVCDQNAGNLMIRELMLEFPNVRSLLLFNKDDLGFWLPELLRVLDLGELEFVAYFPMEVLLLAHLRYLALRVSEVNFIPAAIANLSRLQTFLLRGNTSDCLLPKTIWNIKTLRHLWTTNPVVGFIFPVENLEVSSGLNRLDSLSLAIGPSSQSLQKILTKLPNIRRLRCTVAASRQKHTGAEIPLFDCLRQLESLALHLFDVNIFNSYGFKLPLNLKKLTLTYEHLWSEISTIGKLPNLEVLKLLSCYYSSPGEEWEMKEEEFPKLRVLKLRGFLNFRKWTASSDNFPRLEKLVVQWCPKLEEVPSCLGECPTLEMIEVKRCRESVASSVKQIQQEQRDMGNEALKIIIEDCVDARSSSQEEEGESYPSQEV, from the coding sequence ATGGAGATATCCTACAGTAGTAGCACTAGTTGCTTCGAGTTCGCTCTACAATCTCTTCGCTGGTTGGATAATACCATCCTAGAGTACGATGATCTTATCCGGAAGCTGAAGATGGGGGTGAGACTATTACAAAGCTTTGATCTGTATCTGACAATGTGTAGGAGGAGGAGGAACCATGAAACCTGTTTGGAACAAGATGAGAAGGAGAAGGATGTTACGTCTTCCAGAATTCAAGATCTGATTACCAGGAGAATGCAAgatcttgaatttgctcaaagCGAACACTTCATTCATCCTCAATCGCCTGATTTGACTCGTATTAAAAGTGAGCTCACCATATTCCTGGAAGCAATCAAGTTGTTTTTCGAAACAGATATCAACGAATCGTTTATCAACTATCTGCGAGACTGTTACTGGCTGCGAGATCCAGAGCTAGTTATGGATTTCATCGATTCGGTTTCCGAGAATCTGGCGAAAATTGGCGTATCCCATTCCAAGAAGCTAATGTTCTTGAAGAGTTTCATTCACTTTGCTATGCTTCGCGGTGTCGAGGGTCAGCAATTGATAGATCTCTTGATTCACGCTGAAGTGGTGGCTATCAATGCATTACGTCTGTTTTCTATATGGTGGTTTAACAAGGCCATAGATAATAATGAAGTATGCAAGGAAATGAGACTTCAAATTTCTCGACTAATAGATGAGAGGATTAATCCCGGTGATCCCCAGGTCCGAGAAACTTACATCCATGTCTTGACTGCTGCAAAGTTATCAAGATCATCAGACATTTCAGATCTGGAGAAGAATAAGCATTTAGTAGCTGACTTTATGGATCATCTCGTTCCCAATATTATGGAGCTGCTGAAATCTTGTACCAATACTCCAGTCCCGATTATGAATCAAATGCTCAAATTTGTTGAGGGGCTAAGATTCCTTACAATCCTTCTCAGGCATCAGGAGAAGTTCAAAGAGCTATGCCATGAAATGAAGAATCTTATTGGAGTTGTGGCCTGTGATGCAGCGGTTgtaattttctctctttctgtGAATCAAATCAAAGAAGGCTTGGCCAAGGAAACCGATCTTGCTCTTTTTCATTTGCTTAAAGTGCTCAAGTTTATTAGGGCAGAAGTTACTGATCCAGTTACATTACTATTCTCGCCATTTGGTTTTCCTAGGACCAATGAGTTGGGCTCTATGGATTTTCTCCTTGAAAATCTGAAGGAACTAGAAAATTGTAGTGAGACTGATTATTCAATTGCATTCCCGAAAGATCAAATCCACACAGTCCTAGAAGATCTCATAGTCTTAAGATCTTTCCTTGTCAAGATAGCAGACCAGCGCAACCGGAATGGAAAACTCCAAGCTCTTTGGAGTCGTGTTATGGAGGTTGCGCACAGGGCAGAGTTTGTCATTGACTCTATCGTGGTTGGTGATAAACATGAATATTTGGAAAGAGTTGCTAGAGATATCCAGCTTTTGAGGACTGAGGCCCTTGAAACCTATGATAGCACGATGCATGACTGTGGAGCTCAGAGAACTACCCAGAAATCTTTCCGCATTGAGTCAAAATGTCGCACCCCAATGTTGAATGAAGTTCTGGTGGGTCTTGATGATGAGGTAAAGGCAattattcatggtcttaccaggGGTTCAAAGCTGTTGGATTTTGTTTCAATTGTGGGTATGGCTGGACTTGGTAAGACAACATTGGCCAATAGAGTTTGCAATGATGCattaattttgagccactttCATATCCTTGCTCGGTGTACTGTTTCTCAAGTGTATAGCATGCACAGTTTGTTAGTTCAGCTTTTATGTAGTATTTCTTCTAGAAGTCCTGGGGAATATCTTGAGATGGATGAAAGTGATTTGGTTCACAAGCTGTACAAACTTTTAAAGAGAAATACGTATCTCATTTTTTTGGATGATGTCTGGGAGATTAAGGCATGGAATTTGCTGGAGAGAGCATTGCCCGATGATGCTAACGGAAGTCGGATTCTCTTCACCAGCAGAATTCAATTGCAATTCAAACCTGATACCAAGGCTCACCATCTCCGCCACCTTACTGATGAAGAGAGTTGGACGTTGCTGCAGAAAAAGCTAATTGGCAAAGATGGTTTTCCTCCGACATTAGGTGAAGCTGGATCTCAAATAGCAAAATTATGTAGGGGCTTACCTCTCACAGTTGTTCTTGTTGCTGGAATTCTTGATAATACTGCAGAAGACTATTGGGAAGAAGTTGCGAAGAGTCTAACTTCCAGTATTGTCCTTGATGACGAATACTGCATGAAGACGCTTGAGCTGAGTTACAGTCATTTATCGGATGATTTGAAGCCATGCCTTCTTTACTTTGGTGCATATAAAGAAGATGAAAATGTTCCTGTCCGATGGTTGTTATGGCTCTGGATCTCTGAAGGCTTCGTGCGAAAGATTGAAGGAAAGAGTTTAGAGGATGCGGCAGATGACTATTTGAAGGATCTGGTTGATAGAAGTTTAGTTATGGTTTCTGAACAAAGAACCATGGGTGGTGCCAAAACCTGCCAACTTCATGATTTGGTACATGAGTTTTGTGTGAAAAAAGCCAAAGAAGAAAACTTTCTACATGTTTTGCATGGTCGGAATGATCGTTTTATTCTTACTGGCCCAAGCAACCCCCTCCGAGTTTGTGATCAAAATGCCGGGAATTTGATGATTCGGGAGTTAATGCTAGAATTTCCCAATGTACGCAGTTTGTTATTGTTTAATAAGGATGATTTGGGGTTTTGGTTACCAGAACTTCTAAGAGTGTTGGATTTGGGGGAATTGGAGTTTGTTGCATATTTTCCTATGGAAGTACTTTTGCTTGCTCACTTGAGATACTTGGCTCTTCGTGTTAGCGAAGTAAATTTCATCCCAGCTGCAATAGCTAACCTCTCAAGGTTACAAACTTTTCTGCTACGAGGAAACACCTCTGATTGTTTGTTACCCAAGACTATCTGGAACATTAAGACATTGAGGCATCTATGGACTACAAATCCCGTAgttggttttatttttcctgttgaAAATCTTGAAGTATCCTCAGGTTTAAATCGTTTAGACAGTTTAAGCCTTGCCATTGGCCCCTCCTCTCAAAGCTTGCAAAAGATACTGACAAAGTTACCAAACATCCGCAGGCTAAGATGTACGGTGGCGGCATCAAGACAAAAACATACTGGCGCCGAGATTCCCTTGTTTGACTGTTTGAGGCAACTAGAATCACTGGCTCTGCATTTATTTGACGTTAACATATTTAACAGTTACGGATTTAAATTGCCtttgaatttgaagaagttgactCTCACTTATGAGCATCTATGGAGTGAAATCTCAACAATTGGAAAGTTGCCCAATCTTGAAGTGCTTAAATTACTCTCTTGTTATTACAGCTCCCCTGGGGAAGAATGGGAAATGAAAGAAGAGGAGTTCCCTAAGCTCCGAGTCTTGAAATTGAGAGGCTTTTTGAATTTTCGCAAGTGGACTGCATCTTCTGATAATTTTCCCCGTCTTGAGAAATTGGTTGTCCAGTGGTGTCCGAAGTTGGAAGAGGTGCCTTCTTGTTTAGGGGAATGTCCTACTcttgaaatgattgaggtgaaacGATGTCGCGAGTCTGTTGCAAGTTCAGTGAAGCAAATTCAACAAGAACAGAGAGATATGGGAAATGAGGCTCTAAAGATCATAATTGAAGATTGTGTTGATGCGCGGAGTTCCagccaagaagaagaaggagagtCATATCCCTCACAGGAAGTCTAA